The genomic interval AGGCGTATGTATCTTGTACCAATAAATCATAGATTCTACTTCTTTCATACTTTTTTCAAGTAAAGATATATTCTCTTGTTGGTGTGGAATATTCATCTTTTGTATCTTTCCTATCAGCGATTCATATGCAACCTTCTGATACTGGTACTGGTACCACTTTCAATATTCGATAAAATTAATTATTTTAGAGCAATTCTCCAAGATAATCTGATGAATTGGGATCCTTATTTAGTAATAAAATAGTAATATATTTTAATAGCAAGTATTTCTGAATTAATGATATAATTAGTTGCCCGTGATTCAAATTACGATAAGTCAGGGAAGAACAGTCGAACAAAAAAGAGAATTGATAAAGGTATTGACAATGGAGACAGCTAGAATTATGAAAACACGTGACGAAAAAGTAAGAGTGTTGATTTACGAGGTCTCCAAGGAGAATTGGGGAAATGGGGGTATTATAGGTGTTGATATGGTATAGTAGCATAATATTAAAATGACCTGGCACGAGACCTGAGAATCCCAATTATTTTGAATTTTATATATACTTTATCAGATCACACTTTCCGAATTTCCATAAAACTCGTTAAAGGCCAATTCGCTTAATGGTTTACGATTTTTTCCCTTTCCAGTAATGGACTTTTTAGGATATCCAAAACCCACCACAGCAGAAATGCTAAGATTCGATGGGATTTTAAAATCGTTTCTCATTTTCTCATCATTTATACCTGTATATATTCCGGAACCAATTTCATTATCCCATGCAGATAATTGCATATTCTGTATGACTCTTCCTGCATCAAGTAAATGGAACCCGTAATTTGGATCTGTTAATAATATAATAGCAAAATTTGCTCCAACTATCCATTGTCCACTTGTACTGTCTTCAGATAATTTCTGTATATTGTTTTTCTCCTTTATTACTATAAATCTCCAATGTTGAGTATTTAGACCACTGCCACTATATCTAGCAGAATTCAGAATGGTAGATATTATATTTGATGGTACAATATCATTACTAAATTCTCTTATATCCAGCTTCGTGGCAATACAATCGACAGTATTCATACACTGAGTTATGCTACTATAAATAATATATATTTAAAAAATTTTAGTGCTCTACAAATATACAACCTAGCAGCAGCAGCAGCTGCTGCTAGCAACTGCTAATTACCTAACGAATTTTCATTTATTATAGGAACATCTAAAAAGACTTCTTCAGGGACTTTTGAGGGACTATTAGCACCCAATACGCATACAAAACTAAAATCAATTGAAGTTTCAACACAAGCATTGAATTTTTCGTTTACATCAATAACGCCTTGTTCAAATTCAAACGTTAACTGCCTTTCTTGTCCAACCGATTCAACAGAATCTGGGTTAATTTCTGCGATTGCACATTCTCCTTCAGTTGTAATGATAAAAATAGAAAGAGGACCTATATTGGCAATATTTTGATTAGATAAATTGACTTGAATCTTTAGACCAGGTTGACTATTATCGTCATCATCATTATCACTGTTTGAATTCCCGTTTATTACTGTGTTAGGAAAACTTAAGCATTGTGTTTGAAGAGGAGATTGAGTCGTAGAAGCAATCGAATATTGTGTAGAAGATAACAAGAGTAAAATTGTAAAAAAACAAATGATGAATACATGAGGATAGTTTTTATTTTTATTTTTATTTGAAACCATGCTATTTCATATATTGTAAATTATATATTCTTTCATGTTTCATTATCATATGGTTCTAGATATCTTGTAAATACTTGTATATGAGAAGCCACTAGTATTGCAAAACTGTATTCATGAAAATCATGTTAATGATTGAATATTATATATATTTACTACTACTTCAAACCAAACCAAATTTAGATGACTTCTTATAAATGATGGATGGTAATGTGTTTTCTCTATTCTTCCCCTTCTTTTTTATCTACTTCATGAGTGATTTTATTAGTAAACTTTGATTGGTAGAAGATTCAAATTCGGAGGAGGACGATTCATTTGTAGTATTAGTAAAAGATTGATTAACTTCTTTATTTCCTAAAAGTCCAGATGTTAAGTTATCAAACATCTTGCCAATTTCTTTGAGGTAATCTTGTCCATAAGCAATTTGATCCGCCAGTGGGAGTGAAATTAAGAGTAATAGTATCGAAAGTGAAAGGTATTTCATTGTAAAACTATTGCGTTATAACTTAAATAGCTACATATGTGCGTGTATATGATTATCAAAAATAAATTTATTCTTTCCTACGGTAACATATCTTCGTTCAAACACAAAGGACTGGATTGTATTTTTTTGCAAAAAAAGTTTAAAGTGTATAAATCTATTAAAAAGATGATAATGATCTACGCTTTTTTCCTAATTAATAAACATCTTTAAATAATTATTAACCGAGTATATGGTGAATCGAAATGGCCGATTCCATACTAGATTGGGAAAGCATTATTCATAAGAATGTTAGATCAAAGGATTACGATGATGCTGGAAACGTGGATGCTGTCAATGCTGATTCTGTGATAATTACTTCACAGGGAGATAGAAAGGAGTATAGTTTGCCAAAAAGTCAAATAGATGGATTTAACGGTGCAGAGGTATTCTTAAAAATAGGTCTAAGTGAATTAGAAAGATACAAAATCTAATACAAAATCTTTTTTTTAGTTCATGAATAATTATTGGTTGGTAACATACTAATAATTGGTAACACTATCAATTTGATTTATCGTTTATTGGGCTTCCTCCTCCCATGTGGGTGGCAGAAAAGAGAGTAGAAGATCCAATTCAAAATGAACCTCTCTATCTTATTCTACCTTGCCTTGCCTTGCCTTGTCAGATTAAAATACCAAATGTCTCTTCCTTTATCTTATAATGTTTGGAAAAAGAAATAAGGATGATAATCTGTGGAAATTAGAATATATTGATAGCGTTTACAAGATTTATGATTGGGATAAAAATTTAACCGGATATTTTTTTCCAAATTATGATATTGACATCGATAGTCATCATTATGATAATGATAATGATGATAAGACGCTTGCTGATCATGAAATAGAAGATAAGATCATAGAGCAAATGAATAAAGAAAAGAAATCTGTGAAAGGGGGAAATTTGATGCTTCCTATGATCAAACTTCAATTACTCGACAATACTGAAGGAATACATTTGGATTATGTAATCAACTCATTAGAGGAAAATGCTCAACGTACCAGAATATGGAAACAATGGCTTCAAGATAATCATCAAGAATTCAAGATAATTGGAAGTTCAATTTATACCGCTAGGGAAGACAGAAATATCTTGTCGATAGTCTTAGGTATTGCTTCAAATTTAATTTTGGGAGAAAAAGAACTTGGTAACAATCTAAAACCAGTTTTAGATAGATTACATCAGGATGAATTGATTTAGTTATTGTCAATAGTCGATTACCATCTCAAATTAATAATTTAAACAATAAACTGTTGATGTTTAATAAAATAGTAATAAAGAAATAGGATTACTCATTTAATGACCAACACGGGACAATAGGAATAAGTTACAACATCTGTTGCAACACTTCCCAATAACATTTTCTTTAAGCCAGAGTTTCCTCTAGTGCCTATAACTATCAGTTCCACATCCCTTTCTTCAGCGTAGTTTAGAATTGATGCTGCAGTAGAAAAAGGTGTAGTAATTACCTCAGATTTCACTTTGGTTTTGGTATCAATGGTTGTATTGTTGTTTATGTGGGCTATTATTTCTTCAAACCATTTTTCTGCTTCCTTCTTATATTCTTGAAAATAAGATGGGGCAACCATACCAAATACACCTGAAGAATCACCATGATGAACTTTAGAAGGAACAATGGCCAAAAGGTATAAATCTGAATCATATTTTGACGATAGATCTAGAGCAAAATTTACAGCATTTCTTGAGTATTCTGATCCATCTATACCTACTAAAATTTTGGAAAACATTTTATTTTTCTATTTGCAACTGTCATTGTTATAAAAGTATCTTGATAACTAAAAGGGGCCATGTTCACTTAAACATTGGAATAATAAACCCTGTTGATTTTATTCCCTATTTGTTTTAATTATGTCTGCATTACGAGCATAAATTATTATTAAATTTTTTATCAGGCCCATTGGAGAATTATGTTGAATGTTCAAGACAATAAATTTATTTCCATCAATGAAGAGGTCAGATTCGAGAATAAAAATCCCATTTTTCGTGGCCTTTTGGGAAAATTAAGTAATGAGGGTGAGGCCAGACAGATGAGACTATTGTTCAAAATAGAGTTTTCAGGTTTCTATGATAGAAAAAACAGTAGAATTTCAAAAATTTATGAAATTATTCCGCAGAATTACTCTAGACAATACAAATAATCTATTTAGAATATCAAATTATCCTTTCATTTATTTTTGGCATTGAGATCATAAAAGTATTAAAACTAAAAATCCCAAAATGAATTTGTTAAATATATAACCAATTATCTGTACGTATTTACATTTCCTTCAGGAGTAGTTATGTTCGACATATTAGATAATGTATCAAGAGAAAACGTTGATAAATTTGCTTGTCCCAAAGTTTGATTACTTTCGTTGGATTGGGCTAGTGCTATTGGATTGCTACTAACTAATAAAATAACAATTCCTAATCCAATTGCTACTAGTAAGTTGTATATCATAATGATCGTTGATTATCATAATATTTAAGGCATAAAGATATCTCACCGGCTCTGTTCACTTTGCGCTAAGTCTTTATCTCGACGGCATTACATTTCTTTTTTGATTTTCAGAAACGAACGCCTGCAAAATATGTGTATTATGGTTTGTATTTGTAATTTTCAAGTTTATCATTAAAGGAGAGCCTCATCACAACAAGTAGATTATCAACCATAGGTTAACTGAGCTCAAAAAAGTGAACATGATTATTGCTGTCGTCATCAAGTGTATTAAACGAGATACGAATCGTCTATAACGAGTTAAAAACCGAATTATGCAAATAACATAATTTTTAATGAAATTTATAATATAATTTAATTTGTGGTCATAATTTATATAATTACACAAAAAAATTCTCTAAATATTTAAGTTCAGTTAATAAAAACAAAAATGTATAAGTACTATGACATTTATTTAATTTTATGCATGCGTTTGATACCAGTATAGTGGAACATATCGAAATCAAGATGATTCGACCTTCACAGTTTTCAATTAGAGATAAATTTAATGATTATCAAGAAGTAGAATCACTTGTTTCGAGTATCAAAGAACATGGATTACTTCAACCCATTTTGATCCGTCCTTATCAGAATAATTTTGAAATAGTTGCTGGTCATCGACGTTTCTACGCATGCAAATCTCTCAGATGGCGTCATATCCCATGCAAGATTAGGGAAATGAATGACAAACAGGCATTTGAAATTCAGTTAACTGAAAACATCCAGAGAAAATCTATGAGTGCCCTTGAGGAGGCCGAGGCTTTTAGAAAGTATGTGCAGGATTTGGGCTGGGGAGGTGTTACTGAATTGGCCAAGAAAATAGGGAAAAGTGAAGAATATGTCTCCCATAGAATACAATTATTAAAGCTCCCTCAAGACGTCAAGGAAAAAATTATGCTAAACAAATTAAGTGTAAGTCAAGCGCTTGAATTAACTACTCTTTCTCCAAGTAACATTGTTCAATTTACTGATCATATTATAGAAAATGAATTGACTATACGACAGATTAGAGAGGTCAAGGCAGTCTTTTCAAAGGAAGGTCTTTCAGGAGATGATTTGGAATTAATTGCTAACGAAAATATTAATCTAAAGAACATTAAAACTTTAAAGATAACTAAAAAAACAACACTTGCACTAAAAATAACCCTTGCTAGACTAGATAGCATAATCGAGGAAGTTCAATTAAACTTTGAACCAGAACAAAGTACAGATGTAGTAAGCTTTTTGATGGACATGAGACTTAAGATTCACTCCTTAATAGACGATACAATCCGATTCAAGAATACTAAAATTACTAAAACAGCAAAATACTTGAAAGGATCAGTTAATTGAACCAATAAATCAAATAATTACTCGATCATCTTCCAAGGAACGGAGGCATCCATTCATTTAAGAATTTTTTATATTCTTTATCCGTGTAGGTAAATGCATTAAGAGTGGGCTCCTTTAGAGGGGAAAAGTCATATACTTCATATGTCTGGATGATATCTCCAAACAAATTTCTGTAAATATCGCTTTCTTCATCTGCAATCTCTGGAGAAGCAAACACTTGAATGGTAATCCAATCATATCCTCCCCTAGTTCTTCCGGAAAATAATACAAAAGGGGCGTCTTCAAGATATTTCTTTAATCCTTCTACCCTGCTTCTCAAATGTTGAGAAGGCCTAAAGGTAACTAAAACAACTCTGATTATTTTGTGCCTTACTTTTTTGGTATCTATAGAAATAGTATACCTTGAGATAATTTTTTCATCCTCCAGTGTTCTAATGCGTGAATCTATCTCTTCTAAACTCAAATTGTGACCGTAATTTCTTAAAAAATCCCAAATTTCATTCAAGTCCTGCTTGGCGTCTTTACTCAAAGCAGAAAGAATTAACTCGTCGATCGAATCTATCATTGATGTAGTATTACGAAGTTATTGATCAAATTATTTATAGTTTAAAACTTCAATTTCGAGGTGATTGCTATTAAATCTGTAAATAACAAGAAAAGTACTCACCACCCAAAGAATCAAGATTAATTTAAATAAATCAATTTAACTTTAACTAACAATTGTCATTCATCCTCTCCCAAGAAATTGGCTATCTGATTTTTATTGGAGGTGGTTTGATAATGACAGCACTAGTATTATTGCTCATTTTTGTAGATACCAAATGGCTTGGAACCAGAAAAACATTTGAGTGGTTTTCTACAGCTGGGAGAAATATTAAAAGTGGTTTATTGGCGTCGTCTGTTATTTCTGCTTGGATCTGGGCTGCTACACTTTTAGAGTCTTCGACTGTTGCTTACAAGTATGGGATTAGTGGGCCATTTTGGTATGCAGCAGGAGCCAGCATCCAGATCATTCTTTTTGCCGTAATTGCCCTGGAATTGAAAAAAAGGGCGCCGTCTTCTCACACTTTTACAGAATTTCTATACCTTAGACTGGGAAAGTTTGGTCATAAGGTATTTTTGCTTTTTGCACTATTGGCTAATTCTATTGTAACTGCCATGCTAGTTCTAGGAGGGGCCGTAGCCTTAAATGTATTAACTGGGATTGACATTACTATCGCTTGTTTCATAATCCCTTTGAGTATTATGATGTATACATATTTTGGAGGTTTAAAGGCCACTTTCTTTGCAGACTATCTGAATACCTCTCTAATTTTTATTGTAATATTAATACTAGTCACAGGCATCTATTTCTTTAATCCACACATTGGTGGAATAACAGGATTGTTTGAAGGTCTGCAATTAGCAAGCACTATTAATCCCGTGGAGGGCAATTCTGGTGGTTCATTTCTTACTTTGGCCTCAATCGGCGCACTTATTTTTGGAATAATAAATATAATTGGAAATTTTGGAACTGTTTTTGTTGATCAAGCCTTTTGGCAGAGAGCAATTGCCACACGTCCCAAATCTCTTATCAAGGGATTTTTCATTGGTGGATTAGCCTGGTTTGCTATTCCTTTTGCTCTTGCAACTTCTCTTGGACTCGCAGGTATTGCGCTACACTTGGACCTTTCTTCATCTGAAGTTAGTCATGGATTGGTTGCTCCAATAACAATCTCAACATTGTTTGGGGAGGTTGGTGGCATACTTATTCTAACGATGCTTTTTACCGCAGTAACATGTGCAGGGTCTGCAGAACTTGTTGCGTTTTCATCTTTATTTACATTTGATGTCTATAGAACTTATTTCAAACCTTCAGCCTCTGGCAGGCAGTTGATGAAGGTATCTAAATACTCTGTATTGGCTTTTGGATTTGGGATAGGAGTGCTTTCCTTAGCCTTGTTTCATATAGGGTTGAGCTTGCAATATATTTACCTATCGATGGGTATTTTAATTGGGTCGGCGGTTGGACCTATTTCACTATCTTTAATATGGAAGAAAACCAACAAGACTTTAGCATCTCTTTCTGCATTATTTGGTCTATTGGCTGGTATTGTTGTATGGCTTTTCTCAGCATATTCTTTGTATGGTAATATTTCTGTCTTGTCTACCAGCCATGATATTCCGCTTCTTTTTGGAAATTTGACATCCTTTGCAACTGGTTTTGCTTTTGTTATTTTGGGAAGTTTGATCAAACCTGACAACTTTAATTTTAATATCACAAAGCAGCGAATTGTCGTAGTAGAGGAAAGAATCAGATCATTAATAAAGGAAGATAACGATGAAACGATCTTAAAAAAGAGAACATTATTTGGATACAAATACGGGATCATATTTACTCTTCTATTAGTTGTAATTTGGCCATTGCCTTTGTTTTTTTCAGGATATATTTTTTCTTTTGAATTTTTCTTATTTTGGATTTTATTAAGCATTGCTTGGACGCTTGCAGCTGCTTGTTTTCTCATAGTTAAACCAATCATTGAATCGAAAAGAGAAATTTCAACGGTCTTGTCCAATCTTATGATGGTTATTCGATTTAAGGTTTTATTTAGAACGGATAAAAATGTGTTACTATCTTCTATAAACAACACCGTAAATTCTACTTTAGAGAATTCTACTAATACAAATTACAAACGAATTCTTGTAGCAGTAGATGGTTCTATGCCGTCTATAAGAGCATTAGACTACGCTAGTCATACTTTTCAGTTGGACTCCATAATCTATGTATTACACATAATTGAATGGCCTGAGGGTCCAGAAGAAAATGCTGCTGAATACGACGCAGAGTTATTAAAGAGAGTTGAAAAAGAAGGGCGACTCGTTTTATCAAGTATTCTTATAAAGAACTCAAAAAGATGTGAAAGAATAGTCAAAGTCGGTGATCCTGCAAACAGAATTCTTAAGACCGCTCACGATCTTAATGTGGATATAATAGTTTTAGGAACACGTGGATTAGGACACTCTGGAGACCTCGGTCATGTAA from Candidatus Nitrosocosmicus hydrocola carries:
- a CDS encoding tautomerase family protein is translated as MIQITISQGRTVEQKRELIKVLTMETARIMKTRDEKVRVLIYEVSKENWGNGGIIGVDMV
- a CDS encoding nitroreductase family protein, which codes for MNTVDCIATKLDIREFSNDIVPSNIISTILNSARYSGSGLNTQHWRFIVIKEKNNIQKLSEDSTSGQWIVGANFAIILLTDPNYGFHLLDAGRVIQNMQLSAWDNEIGSGIYTGINDEKMRNDFKIPSNLSISAVVGFGYPKKSITGKGKNRKPLSELAFNEFYGNSESVI
- a CDS encoding universal stress protein, with translation MFSKILVGIDGSEYSRNAVNFALDLSSKYDSDLYLLAIVPSKVHHGDSSGVFGMVAPSYFQEYKKEAEKWFEEIIAHINNNTTIDTKTKVKSEVITTPFSTAASILNYAEERDVELIVIGTRGNSGLKKMLLGSVATDVVTYSYCPVLVIK
- a CDS encoding ParB/RepB/Spo0J family partition protein codes for the protein MHAFDTSIVEHIEIKMIRPSQFSIRDKFNDYQEVESLVSSIKEHGLLQPILIRPYQNNFEIVAGHRRFYACKSLRWRHIPCKIREMNDKQAFEIQLTENIQRKSMSALEEAEAFRKYVQDLGWGGVTELAKKIGKSEEYVSHRIQLLKLPQDVKEKIMLNKLSVSQALELTTLSPSNIVQFTDHIIENELTIRQIREVKAVFSKEGLSGDDLELIANENINLKNIKTLKITKKTTLALKITLARLDSIIEEVQLNFEPEQSTDVVSFLMDMRLKIHSLIDDTIRFKNTKITKTAKYLKGSVN
- a CDS encoding Lrp/AsnC family transcriptional regulator, with product MIDSIDELILSALSKDAKQDLNEIWDFLRNYGHNLSLEEIDSRIRTLEDEKIISRYTISIDTKKVRHKIIRVVLVTFRPSQHLRSRVEGLKKYLEDAPFVLFSGRTRGGYDWITIQVFASPEIADEESDIYRNLFGDIIQTYEVYDFSPLKEPTLNAFTYTDKEYKKFLNEWMPPFLGR
- a CDS encoding sodium:solute symporter family transporter — encoded protein: MTALVLLLIFVDTKWLGTRKTFEWFSTAGRNIKSGLLASSVISAWIWAATLLESSTVAYKYGISGPFWYAAGASIQIILFAVIALELKKRAPSSHTFTEFLYLRLGKFGHKVFLLFALLANSIVTAMLVLGGAVALNVLTGIDITIACFIIPLSIMMYTYFGGLKATFFADYLNTSLIFIVILILVTGIYFFNPHIGGITGLFEGLQLASTINPVEGNSGGSFLTLASIGALIFGIINIIGNFGTVFVDQAFWQRAIATRPKSLIKGFFIGGLAWFAIPFALATSLGLAGIALHLDLSSSEVSHGLVAPITISTLFGEVGGILILTMLFTAVTCAGSAELVAFSSLFTFDVYRTYFKPSASGRQLMKVSKYSVLAFGFGIGVLSLALFHIGLSLQYIYLSMGILIGSAVGPISLSLIWKKTNKTLASLSALFGLLAGIVVWLFSAYSLYGNISVLSTSHDIPLLFGNLTSFATGFAFVILGSLIKPDNFNFNITKQRIVVVEERIRSLIKEDNDETILKKRTLFGYKYGIIFTLLLVVIWPLPLFFSGYIFSFEFFLFWILLSIAWTLAAACFLIVKPIIESKREISTVLSNLMMVIRFKVLFRTDKNVLLSSINNTVNSTLENSTNTNYKRILVAVDGSMPSIRALDYASHTFQLDSIIYVLHIIEWPEGPEENAAEYDAELLKRVEKEGRLVLSSILIKNSKRCERIVKVGDPANRILKTAHDLNVDIIVLGTRGLGHSGDLGHVTRKILSESNKPVLLLN